A single genomic interval of Melanotaenia boesemani isolate fMelBoe1 chromosome 4, fMelBoe1.pri, whole genome shotgun sequence harbors:
- the LOC121638261 gene encoding hexokinase-1, producing MIAAQLLAYYFTELKDDQLKKIDKYLYSMRFSDDTLKDIMNRFRREMESGLERDTNPTASIKMLPTFVRSIPDGSEKGDFIALDLGGSNFRILRVKVTQDKKQPVQMESQVYETPDDIIHGSGSQLFGHVAECLGDFMEKQKIKDKKLPVGFTFSFPCVQTKLDEAVLLTWTKKFKASGVEGMDVVKLLNKAIKKRGDYEADIMAVVNDTVGTMMTCGFDDQRCEVGIIIGTGTNACYMEELRHIDLVEGDEGRMCINTEWGAFGDDGSLEDIRTEFDREIDRGSINPGKQLFEKMASGMYMGELVRLILVKMAKEGLLFEGRITPELLTKGKIETKHVSAIEKTKEGLKKCMEVLTRLGVEPSDEDCLAVQHVCTIVSFRSANLISATLGAILSRLKENKGVARLRTTVGIDGSLYKMHPQYARRLHKTVRRLVPDSDVRFLLSESGSGKGAAMVTAVAYRLTEQARQIQQTLAEFRLSKTQLLEVKKRMRIEIERGLKKESHQEATVKMLPTFVRSTPDGTENGDFLALDLGGTNFRVLLVKIRSGKRRSVEMHNKIYAIPIEVMQGTGEELFDHIVHCISDFLDYMGMKSARLPLGFTFSFPCHQTSLDAGILVTWTKGFKATDCEGEDVVELLRDAIKRKEEFELDVVAIVNDTVGTMMTCAYEEPTCEVGLIAGTGSNACYMEEMRNIEIVEGNEGRMCVNMEWGAFGDNGCLDDIRTKYDQAVDENSLNEGKQRYEKMCSGMYLGEIVRQILIDLTKRGFLFRGQISETLKTRGIFETKFLSQIESDRLALLQVRAILQQLGLDSTCDDSIIVKEVCGTVSRRAAQICGAGMAAVVDKIRENRGLDHLDITVAVDGTLYKLHPHFSPIFQQTVKELAPKCDVNFTLSEDGSGKGAALITAVGCRQRELDAQQQ from the exons ATGATAGCGGCTCAGCTTCTGGCCTACTACTTCACTGAGCTGAAAGATGATCAGCTCAAAAAG ATCGATAAGTACCTGTACTCCATGCGTTTCTCTGACGACACGCTGAAGGACATCATGAACCGCTTCCGGAGGGAGATGGAGAGCGGACTCGAACGGGACACCAACCCCACCGCCTCGATCAAGATGCTGCCCACCTTCGTCAGGTCCATCCCTGATGGATCAG AAAAGGGAGACTTCATTGCTCTGGATCTTGGGGGCTCAAACTTTCGAATCCTGCGTGTCAAAGTGACCCAAGACAAGAAGCAACCGGTTCAGATGGAGAGCCAGGTCTACGAGACCCCAGACGACATCATCCATGGGAGTGGGTCACAG CTCTTCGGCCACGTTGCAGAGTGCCTGGGAGACTTCATGGAGAAGcagaaaattaaagataaaaagctCCCTGTGGGATTTACGTTCTCCTTTCCATGCGTCCAAACCAAGCTGGATGAG GCTGTCTTACTGACGTGGACGAAGAAGTTTAAAGCCAGCGGAGTGGAGGGCATGGACGTTGTGAAGCTTCTAAACAAGGCCATTAAGAAACGAGGA GACTACGAAGCAGACATCATGGCAGTGGTGAACGACACAGTCGGCACGATGATGACGTGTGGATTTGACGACCAGCGCTGTGAAGTGGGAATCATTATAG GAACGGGAACAAACGCCTGTTACATGGAGGAGCTGCGCCACATTGACCTGGTGGAGGGGGACGAAGGCCGGATGTGCATCAACACTGAGTGGGGTGCCTTTGGGGACGACGGCTCCCTGGAAGACATACGCACAGAGTTTGACCGCGAGATTGACAGAGGCTCCATCAACCCTGGAAAGCAACT GTTTGAGAAGATGGCGAGTGGGATGTACATGGGCGAGCTGGTTCGACTCATCCTGGTAAAGATGGCCAAAGAGGGGCTCCTGTTTGAGGGTCGGATAACACCGGAGCTCCTGACCAAAGGAAAGATCGAGACTAAGCACGTCTCTGCCATCGAGAA GACTAAAGAAGGGCTGAAAAAGTGCATGGAAGTCCTGACGAGGCTCGGTGTGGAGCCTTCGGACGAAGACTGTCTGGCCGTGCAGCATGTTTGCACCATCGTGTCTTTCCGTTCGGCTAATCTCATTTCTGCCACTCTGGGAGCCATCCTCTCCCGcctaaaggaaaacaaaggagTCGCACGACTCCGCACCACTGTGGGCATCGATGGATCTCTCTACAAGATGCACCCACA ATATGCTCGTCGCCTCCATAAGACTGTGCGGCGTTTGGTTCCAGACTCGGATGTCCGCTTCCTGTTGTCTGAGAGTGGGAGCGGGAAAGGCGCTGCCATGGTGACGGCGGTAGCGTACCGGCTAACAGAACAGGCGCGGCAGATTCAGCAGACGTTGGCAGAATTCAGGCtgagcaaaactcagctgttagaggtgaagaagaggatgaggataGAAATTGAAAGAGGTCTGAAGAAAGAATCTCACCAGGAAGCCACGGTCAAAATGCTGCCTACCTTCGTTCGAAGCACACCAGATGGAACAG aaaatggaGACTTTCTCGCCCTGGACCTTGGAGGGACAAACTTCCGTGTGCTCCTGGTAAAGATTCGCAGTGGGAAGAGGCGATCAGTTGAAATGCATAACAAAATTTATGCCATTCCCATAGAAGTTATGCAGGGCACAGGAGAAGAG CTTTTTGACCACATCGTTCACTGCATCTCGGATTTTCTAGACTACATGGGGATGAAAAGCGCTCGGCTGCCTCTCGGATTCACCTTCTCCTTCCCCTGCCATCAGACCAGTCTGGATGCA GGTATCCTGGTGACCTGGACAAAAGGCTTTAAGGCAacagactgtgagggagaagaTGTAGTGGAGCTTCTCCGGGATGCGATCAAGAGGAAAGAG GAGTTTGAGCTGGATGTGGTTGCCATAGTGAACGATACGGTGGGAACGATGATGACCTGTGCGTATGAGGAACCCACCTGTGAGGTGGGACTGATTGCAG GGACAGGAAGTAACGCCTGCTACATGGAAGAGATGAGGAACATTGAGATCGTGGAGGGAAACGAAGGCCGGATGTGTGTCAACATGGAGTGGGGGGCCTTTGGAGATAACGGCTGTCTGGATGACATCAGGACGAAGTACGACCAGGCAGTGGATGAGAACTCGCTCAACGAAGGCAAACAAAG ATACGAGAAGATGTGCAGCGGGATGTACTTGGGTGAAATTGTCAGACAGATTTTAATCGATCTGACCAAGCGTGGCTTCCTCTTCCGAGGACAAATCTCAGAGACGCTGAAGACCAGAGGCATCTTTGAGACTAAGTTCCTGTCACAGATAGAGAG CGATCGTCTGGCGCTGCTGCAGGTCAGGGCCATCTTGCAGCAGCTGGGGCTCGACAGCACCTGCGATGACAGTATTATCGTTAAGGAGGTGTGCGGCACGGTGTCCCGCCGCGCCGCTCAGATCTGCGGAGCCGGTATGGCTGCTGTGGTGGACAAGATCCGTGAGAACAGAGGACTGGACCACCTGGACATCACAGTGGCCGTGGATGGGACGCTCTACAAGCTGCACCCACA CTTCTCTCCAATCTTCCAACAGACAGTGAAAGAACTGGCCCCCAAATGTGACGTGAATTTCACGCTGTCTGAGGACGGCAGCGGTAAAGGAGCTGCCCTCATCACCGCTGTGGGCTGCCGCCAGAGGGAGCTGGACGCCCAGCAGCAGTGA